The segment GTTCGGGGTAGTCCGGATCGTCGACCCGCGCACGCGTGTCCAGCACCTGACCGACGGCCAGGGCCTCGTTCGGCCGCAGGCGGAGCCGTCGAAGATTGACGTGACCGGTCGTCAGAGTGACCGCGTCGGGCTCGATGCTGGTCACCCGCAGCATCGGCACGAAGATGCGGCGGCGCGTCGTCAACTCGACGGCGAGGCCGAGGACGCGGGGCTGTTTTCCGGGCATGTGCATCGACACGACGACGTCGCGGACGCGGCCGATCGATTCGCCATCGGGGCCGAGCACGGCGAGGCCGACTAGTCTGGCCACAAAGACCTTGAGGGCGGGCGTCATGCGTCAAGCCTAGAGTCATCCCAACCCTGGAGCCGAAATGACGAATCCGATGCGACAGACCCCGGGCCTCCCGACGCCGCCCAAGGGATGGCCGGTGGGCTCCTACGACACCTACGCGCAGGCGCAACGAGCTGTGGATTACCTGTCGGACAACGAGTTCGCCGTCGAGAACCTGACGATCGTCGGCGTCGACCTGATGCAGGTGGAGCGCGTCCTCGGTCGGCTCACCTGGAGCAAGGTGATCGTCGGCGGCCTCGGATCGGGTGCGTGGTTGGGCGCCTTCTTCGGCCTGCTGATGACGTTGGTCGCCGGATCCACCTGGACGCCCATTCTCATCGGCGTCGGCGCAGGCATGGTCTTCGGTCTCATCAGCGCCGCGGTCCCGTACGCGGCGACCCGGGGGCAGCGCGACTTCACCTCGACGATGCAGCTGGTGGCCGGCCGATACGACGTCCTGTGCGACCCGCGTGCAGCGGAGAAGGCACGAGACATGTTGGCGCGCCTGGCGATCTAGCTCCTCGGCCCGGACGGAGGGCCTTCACCTCGTCGAAATGTCACCGATTGGACACGACTCACCCGAGTCTTCCGATCGTGTGCGCTGTGTCACCCACCGGTGGGATAACGTATGGCCCACATCAGTTTTCACAGCTGTTTCTTAGACGAGGGTCGAAGGTAGGAGGCTGGCAGCGAGATGAGCAAGGGCTATTCCGCGCCGGAGGGACATTCAGGCGCATCACCCGGCCGCACCCGGCGCAAGCTGGTCACCCGCTTGGCGGCGACGGCGGCGGCCGCGGCAGCAG is part of the Gordonia phthalatica genome and harbors:
- a CDS encoding general stress protein — encoded protein: MTNPMRQTPGLPTPPKGWPVGSYDTYAQAQRAVDYLSDNEFAVENLTIVGVDLMQVERVLGRLTWSKVIVGGLGSGAWLGAFFGLLMTLVAGSTWTPILIGVGAGMVFGLISAAVPYAATRGQRDFTSTMQLVAGRYDVLCDPRAAEKARDMLARLAI